From the Gloeomargarita sp. SKYB120 genome, the window GAACTGGCGACTGATTTACCCTTCATCAGCCCCACTAGCCTGAAATCGCGGGAAGAGTTTGTCAACTATCCAGTGGAAGCAGCGACAGCATCCTTTGGCCAGGGGTTGGCGCTGACGCCCTTGAAACTGGCGCAACTGTACGCTGCCATTGGCAACGGCGGCTGGCTGGTGCAACCCCACGTGGTCGCTGGCCTGTGGAACCCCCAAACCCACGAATTGACACCCCTACCACGTCCCCAGCCGGTGCGAGTGTTTTCCCAAACCACCTGTGATGCGGTTGTACGCATGTTGGAACGGGTGGTAGAACGGGGGACGGGCAAACCCGCGCGTATCCCGCGTTACCGGTTAGGAGGAAAGACGGGCACGGCCCAAAAAGCTGGCATCGGCGGTTACCGCAGCGGCAAAATTACCAGTTTTGTGGCGCTGTTTCCAGTCCCCAAACCCGCATACGTGGTGCTGGCAGTGGTGGATGAACCCCAGACGGCCAATGCGTTTGGTTCCACCGTGGCAGCGCCGGTGGTCAAGGCGGTCATCGAGCGTTTGATTGTCCTGGAAGGGATTCCCCCGTCACAACCCGCTGGCCGCCAGTAGCGCTTGGGTGTAGGGATGCTGGGGATGGGTCAGCACGTCCCGCGCCGGCCCGTATTCCACAATGCGTCCCTGTTGCAACACGGCCACGGTATGGCAAAACTGACGCGCCACCCGCAGGTCGTGGGTGATAAACAGCAGCGTTAACCCCAATTCCTGACGCAGGCGGGCCAGTAGTTCTAGAATCTGCGCCTGCACTTGGGCATCTAACATGCTCACCGGCTCATCGCAAACCAGCACCTGGGGCCGCACCAGTAATGCCCGCGCGATGGCCACTCGCTGTTGTTGACCGCCGGACAGTTGGTGGGGGTAACGCGAAAGCAAGTCCACTGGCAAACCCACCTGCGCGAGGGCTTCCACGAGGAGTTGCCGGGCTTTGCGCCCCTGGGCCAAGCGATGGATGCGCAAAGGTTCTTGCAGGATTTGCTCCACCGTAAGCAGGGGATTCAGGCAGGCGCAGGGGTCTTGGAAAATGATCTGCAACTGGCGGCGGTAGGGACGAAATTGCCGCAGGCTCAGGGACGTCAACTCCTGCCCTTGCCAGTACACACACCCCTGGGTGGGCTGGAGAAGCTTGAGAATGATACGGGCGCAGGTGCTCTTGCCCGAACCCGATTCCCCCACCAACCCCAGCGTTTCGCCAGGTCGTACCTCCAAGTCAATCCCATCCAACACCCGCAGCCGGGGCGGTGGTTGCAGGCCCAACACCTGACCCAGATGCCGGGGCGGCAAGGGGTACTCATGCCCGATGTGGCGCAGGGTTAAACAGGGCGACTGGTCGGGCAACGGGGGAATCGTCCAGCTATGGGTGATGGCCGCATCGCGCAGCGCCTGGGTGTAGGGATGCTGGGGCCGGTCGAGCACTGCATCGGCGTCCCCCTGTTCCACGATTTCCCCCCGGTGCATCACCGCCACCCGTTGACAATAGCGACGGACCCAGTGCAGGTCGTGGGAAATCAGAATCAAACCCGGCGCTAGACGCACCAGCAGTTCCAAGATTTCCTGGGCGACCGTCACATCCAAAGCGGTCGTGGGTTCATCGGCAATGACGAGACGGGGCCGCAGTAGTAGCGCCAGCGCAATGCCCACCCGTTGCCGCATGCCCCCAGACAACTGGTGCGGATATTGTCCCCAGCACCGGCGCGGCAATTGCACCGCTTCCAACATCGCCAATCCTTCCGCTTCTGCCTGTTTGGCTCCCACTTGCCGGTGCGCCCGCAAGGTCTCCCGTACATGCTCCCCCACCGTCATCACGGGATTCAGCCGGGTCATTGGGTCTTGGAACACAAACCCCACCAGTTCCCCCCGCAGGCGCCGCAACTGCTGAGCTGGCAGCGTGGCCACATCCACACCTGCAATTTGGAGATGCCCTTGCACCCGGCTCCCCGGCGGCAACAGGCGAATGAGTGCCCGTCCCAAAGTTGATTTCCCGGAACCTGATTCCCCCACTAACCCTAGGCGTTCCCCTGGCGCTAGGTCCAAGTCAATCGCCCGCAACACCCAGTCGCCCTGAGGGTAGGCCACCCATAGCCCCCGCACCGATACCAGCGGCTGGTCAATACCGGTTGTCAACGTCGTTTCCCGCGCCACTTCCCTGGGATCATACGGGATGCCGCCATTTACTCCAACTCAAATTCTTCCGCCAGGATTTCCTGCAACCTCACCTGGGTTCGTTCCGCAAAGGCTTTCACATCCACCGCCCGCAACAACAGCGCTGCCAACCCCAACAGCAACACCTGCGTCCCGAATACCGGCACATAGGCCCAAAAACTTTCCGCCCCAAACCAGCGCGTCCCCAGTTCTAGCAACCCGCCGCCGCACAGGGTGGACAAGGCCCGCGCCAGCGCTTGCGCCAGCCCCCACGCCCCGATGAACGTCCCCGCCGTTTCCGCCAGCGTCAAATCCAGCATCAACGTCAAGGCGCCGGTGGTGGTGACGCCGGAAGCAATCCCGAATGCCAGCACCATGACCGTAAACAAACCCGCCTGACCAAGCCACCCCGCCAGCATGATCCCCATAAACGCCAGCGCCGAAAGGACACAGCCCAGCACCGTCGTCGGTCGTTTCCCCAGGCGCGGCACAATGACAAACCCGGTCAACACCAGCCCCAGCAACGTTCCCACCCCAAAGTAGGCATTCAACCGCGTCGTCTGGGCAATCGGCATGTTAAAAATGGTGCCGCCATAGGGTTCCAGCACCGGCTCCTGCATAAACAACCCCAGCGTCATGCACAGCAGGAAGGTGAAAAACAAGCCCGTCTGGGGACTGGCCGTCAGAATCCGCAGCGCTCGCCCCAGGGTAATCTGGTCTTCTCGTTCCGCCACCCGCGACCGTTGCCGATAGCGAGAAAATTTGCCTTCAATTCCTGCGGTCGAGACCACTGCCAGTCCAAATACCGCCAGCGGCACGATGGTGAACAACCGGTTCATACTCGCCCGTATCACGTCCGGCGCGGCATCCAATTCCACCTGCCTGAGTAACCCGCTCCCCGTAATCGCCCCGGCAATAATCCCTACCATCAGCAATGACCAGACCACCCCGACAATCTGAGAGCGATTATCTTCATCAGAAATATCCACCAGCAACGCCGCAAAAGGAGTCGAACTGGCGCTTACCGCCAACCCGTACAGGGCAAACCCCAATCCCAGCAGCGCCACCCACGCCCAAGTCACCCATGTCCAGCCCGCTTGCATCTGCGCTGCTGCCTGCCAAGTCATT encodes:
- a CDS encoding BCD family MFS transporter, translated to MSQPYPRITVWTMVRLGLFQAGLGMMSVLMLGILNRVMISELAIPPLVAAGVIAMHQLVAPARVWFGQLSDAHPIAGTHRTGYVWLGAATFAFLAWSVVQMTWQAAAQMQAGWTWVTWAWVALLGLGFALYGLAVSASSTPFAALLVDISDEDNRSQIVGVVWSLLMVGIIAGAITGSGLLRQVELDAAPDVIRASMNRLFTIVPLAVFGLAVVSTAGIEGKFSRYRQRSRVAEREDQITLGRALRILTASPQTGLFFTFLLCMTLGLFMQEPVLEPYGGTIFNMPIAQTTRLNAYFGVGTLLGLVLTGFVIVPRLGKRPTTVLGCVLSALAFMGIMLAGWLGQAGLFTVMVLAFGIASGVTTTGALTLMLDLTLAETAGTFIGAWGLAQALARALSTLCGGGLLELGTRWFGAESFWAYVPVFGTQVLLLGLAALLLRAVDVKAFAERTQVRLQEILAEEFELE
- a CDS encoding ABC transporter ATP-binding protein, with product MARETTLTTGIDQPLVSVRGLWVAYPQGDWVLRAIDLDLAPGERLGLVGESGSGKSTLGRALIRLLPPGSRVQGHLQIAGVDVATLPAQQLRRLRGELVGFVFQDPMTRLNPVMTVGEHVRETLRAHRQVGAKQAEAEGLAMLEAVQLPRRCWGQYPHQLSGGMRQRVGIALALLLRPRLVIADEPTTALDVTVAQEILELLVRLAPGLILISHDLHWVRRYCQRVAVMHRGEIVEQGDADAVLDRPQHPYTQALRDAAITHSWTIPPLPDQSPCLTLRHIGHEYPLPPRHLGQVLGLQPPPRLRVLDGIDLEVRPGETLGLVGESGSGKSTCARIILKLLQPTQGCVYWQGQELTSLSLRQFRPYRRQLQIIFQDPCACLNPLLTVEQILQEPLRIHRLAQGRKARQLLVEALAQVGLPVDLLSRYPHQLSGGQQQRVAIARALLVRPQVLVCDEPVSMLDAQVQAQILELLARLRQELGLTLLFITHDLRVARQFCHTVAVLQQGRIVEYGPARDVLTHPQHPYTQALLAASGL